The Bacillota bacterium nucleotide sequence GTTTATGGAGAGTAAAGAAATACTTGATACTTTAGACCTTATCAAAAGTAAACTTCTAGTAGGCAATTTATGGGTTGTCTGCTTTTTTGTTGTATATGGTTTCTAGGCAAAGAAGATGAGGTGAAAATGTTAATGAAGAGAGTACATATTGTTGATGATGCAGCTTTTATGAGGATGGCTCTAAAAACCATGCTTGAAAGGATGGAATTGAGGCACTGAAAACCATTAAGGCACATGATTCTAAAGCAAAGGTAATTATGGTATATGCAAGGGGACGGGAATCTATGATAAAGGAAGCAATAGTGTCAGGTGCAAATTACTTTATAGTAAAGCCTTCGATGTAGAGATGCCTAAAATGAACGGGATTGAGTTCATACGAAGGCTAATGCCCCAGTACCCGCTGCCTTTAGTTGTAGTCAGTACAGTTAGCGAAGCTGTATTTGACGCTATGAATGCAGGGGCAGTTGACTTCGTAACCAAGCCCGATGTTCAGTCGGTTAAGAGTGTGGAGGCTTTTATAAACGAGTTGATAATAAAAATTAAAATAGCTTCAACCGCGAATGTATCACATTGGAAAACTGATAACGCTTCGCAGAAGGTTATAAGTGGGGCTAATGCCGATGCAAGCAGCAAGATAATAGCAATCGGGGCTTCAACGGGAGGTACGGAGGCCATTTACAATATTCTGAAGTGTTTACCCAGAAGTATTCCAGGGATTGTGATAGTCCAGCACATACCTCCGATTTTCTCCCGAATGTTTGCTGAAAGGTTGAATAACTCAACCCAATTGCAGGTTAAGGAAGCCCAGATATGACATTGGGGCAGTTGAAAGACAGGCTTCATTTGATAATATACCCAAATTGATATATACAATGCTGGATGCAAAGTAAGGTTATTGATATATATCAATACTGCAGAAACTGGAGGAACACATAGCAGGACTCTTGAAATGGAAGTTGCTACAGACAAAATAAAAGTCAGCCTATTAAGGAATAATGTTGAAACGGAACATTAAACCTTTATGTACTTTCTGGAGTATTAAAAGGAGAGAGTAAAAATGGTTAATATAAAAAATAAACAGGATTTAAAGCAGGTTATTATAATAATAATTACTACTGTTATTGCTTTTGCTTTAAGCTATATCTGCCTTTCGGTTGGATTTACTATCATATACCAGAATTTATTTTATGTTCCGATTATATTGTCATGCTTTTGGCATGGCAAGAAAGGTTTTATATATTCTGTGGCTACAGCGGCAGCATATTTTTTATTTTCCCTTAAATACAGTCCCGAAACCCTTTGGGAAGAGCTTGTAAGATTCCTTATATTTGTTGCCATTGCATTGATAACGTATAAATTGGCTGACAGGATAAAAAGCCAGCAATCAGAAATCATGCGTTTGAATAAAAGACTGAAAAACGATGTAGAAAGATTTAAAAAAGCTGAAATGCTGTCACATTTAGGAAACTATGAAATAGACATAAAAACAGGCAAAACAGTATGGTCGGATGAGTTGTTCAGGATATTCGGGTATGAGCCGGGAAGTTTTGAACCTACAAAAGAAAAGAGAATAGAATTGACCTATCCGCCAGATAAAAAACTTGTGAGTGAAAGCATAAATAAGGCAATTAAAGAAAAAAGCGGCTTTAAGATTGAGAACCGTATTATAAGGGCAGATGGCAGCGTCCGCTGGGTGTTATCAACGGGGTATATTGAATGCAACGAAAATGGAGAAGCTGAAAGCTACATAGGTTCGCTGCTTGATATAACCGAAAGGAAGTTGTTGGAGAAAACCCTGGAGGAAGAAAAGGAAAAGTTGAGGATAACAATAGCATCAATAGGTGACGGCGTTATTTCAACGGATATAAATGGCAAAATAACGATACTTAATAAGGTAGCAGAAGAACTAACGGGCTGGAAACAGGAAGAGGCTTTAGGCAGGCCTGTTGAAGAAGTATTTAATATAATAAATGAAGATACAAGGATTAAATGTGAAAATCCAATACAAAGGGTTATTGAAAAGGGGCTTATTATCGGGCTTGCGAACCATACGGCATTAATATCAAGGGATGGGACTGAAAGGTCTATAGCCGATAGTGCGGCACCGATTAAAGATAAAAATGGCAATATTCAGGGTGTAATACTGGTTTTCAGGGATGTAACGGAAGAAAAACGCAGGCAGGATGAAATTTATTATATGAGCTACTATGACTCGCTTACAGGGCTCTATAACAGAAGGTTCTTTGAAGAAGAACTGAAAAGGATAGATACTGAACGGAACCTTCCGATTTCTATTATCATGGGGGATTGCAATGGATTAAAGCTTACCAATGATGCCTTTGGGCATAGTGAAGGTGACAAACTACTGATGAAAGCAGCTAATGCAATTAAAAGCGCCTGCAGGGCGGATGATATTGCAGCAAGATGGGGCGGAGATGAGTTTATTATCCTGCTACCCAAAACTAAAAAAGAAGACGCAGAAACAATAGTAAAAAGGATTAAAAACAAATGTTCTGAAATGAAGGTTGGCTCCATTAACGTTTCAATTTCTTTTGGGTATGATACAAAGCAAAATGTGAGTGAAGACATCTTTAAAATTTTGAAAAGCGCAGAAGATTATATGTATAAACATAAAGTGGTCGAAAGCAACAGTATGAGGGGGAATATAATCAATGCGATTTTTAATACCCTCCATGAAAAAAACCCGAATATAGAGATCCATTCAAAAAGGGTAAGCCAGTTATGCCAGCGGATAGGGGAGGCAATGCAGTTACCTGAAACAGAAATATATGAACTAAAGGTAAGTGGGTTACTGCATGATATTGGCAAAATTGCTATAGATGAGAGTATCCTCAAAAAATCGGAACCACTTACAGAACAGGAATGGAATGAAATAAAACGCCATTCGGATATAGGATATAGGATACTGAATGCGTCGCCAGAAATGACGGAGATAGCACTATATATTTTATCCCATCATGAAAGGTATGATGGGACAGGCTATCCGAGAAGGCTAAAGCAGGAAGAAATTCCTCTTATATCAAGGATAATAACTGTTGCGGATGCTTATGATGCAATGACAAACGAAAGGGCATATAAGAAGACTTTGGATAAAGATGCTGCTGTTGAAGAGCTTATAAAAAATAAGTGGACCCAGTTTGACCCATACATAGTTGATATTTTTATAGAGAAGGTCCTGAATAATTTATAGGCGGCATAACGGTTTGACATAGCTCACTATACAGGTCTGTGTAGTCCGACCTTTTGGGCAGCAATGTAAAAAAACGGGGAAAAGGGGCAGTCATTTTACATTTTATATTAATCAATTACCTTGCTTTTAGGAATGCATTTGCATTGCGGACTTAAAAACATTTTTACACTTGTTAAGAAAATAATATAACTTGAGGAGTGGAATAAAACCTTCACTCTTAACCTATGAAATTTATATCCCTATTTCCCTTTTAACATATCCCTATTTAATATCGACTTTATTTTAAAAATAACTACGTAACTATAAGGGTTAAAGGCAAGCGGTAATAAATGGAATAAAAATTAAGGAATTTTAGAGTGAACCTTATCATCTGGTAGAAATTGGGATGCAAGAAAATCAAGAGTTTGAGGGGTATAGGTGGAGTTAATTTTAAATATATACATAGCAATTAACTTAAGCCGAACCGTTGCCCAAATTCTACGCTACACTTTCACTTTCCTGATATTGCTTTAACCTGCGGACACAGCCGTATAGCATTTTTAGGATTTCTATGCATTTTGCTTCAAGGTTATTATAATCTTCTTCTCCGATATAACCCATATCCAGTGAAAATAAAATCCAATAGCGTGTCTCGAACAGGCTGCCGATAGAGTTGTTCAGAAAGTTTATTTCTTTAACAGGATACATTTGTCCATTTCCTTCCGCTAGGTTGGCTCCAATGGATGTCACTGCCCTCCTGATTTGGCTTACCGCACAGTATTTTTCGCAGGGAGGGAACTTTTCTGTTATTTTATAAACATCCTTCACCAATTCCCTTATCTTATTGTAGACATCCAGAGATTTGAAATCCCTTATATTATTAAGGGTGTATGCCATCTATATCGCGCTCCTTTGCTGGTTTTGCCTTTTATGCCTTCATAATAGCAAAAATGGGAGACTAAAGTCCAATTTTACTCAATTTAAATTTCTGTAAAAATGTTCTTGCTATTATTCGCATTGTAGAATAAAATAATCTATATAATGAACAGGGGGTAGTGCCTTATGGATTATATTACCGCTCAAGAAGCTGCTGATAAATGGGGAATCACAAGAAGAAGAGTGCAAGTTTTGTGTTCCCAAAACAGGATTAAAGGAGTAAAGAGACTGGGGAATATGTGGGTTATTCCAAAAGATGCAGAAAAACCAGTTGACGGGCGATCTTTAAGATACATGAAAGATAAAATGGCAATTGGAGGCACAAAGCATGAATGAGGTCATCAGCTCAAACGAGCAATTGATAGCCAGGATAAACGAAGTTTTAAAAGAGAAAAGCGGAAGAAATGTGAATATTATTAACGATAAACTGACTTTATCGGTATTTGGAGAGCTCTCTAAAAACCTCAAAAATGTAAATCAAATTAACTTTATCATCCGCAATACATCATATGTGCCGTCAGGGAGGGAACTGCCCCGTGAATTTGAGATTAACCAGAATATTACCGACCTTTTTTTCAATTCCTACGATATAGTACAGAAAAACAAGCTGCAGCACTTTTCAAAAGCAAAATCAATGCATGACTTTATTAAAAGCCATGTAAATGTAAGGAAGGTCAAATCTCCTGGCAAGGTTACGGGCAATATTATTATGATTGACGATGAAATTGCCATTCATGGTACATCATCCCTTGAAGTGTCCGCAAAAACAAAACGTGGAGAGTTAGCTCCCATCCATTTTAATTCTTCAGTTACAGATAAGGCACAGCTTGAGCATTTTAAAAGGCTGTTCAACATCATCTGGAACAGCAATGATTATACGGAAGATTTTAAGGAACAATTGCTCGAAAGCCTCAACTATGTTTATAAAGACTATTCCCCGGAATTTTTGTACTATTTTACTTTGAAAGAGCTTTTCGGCAATCAGCTTGATAGCGGTGTGGAACGCTTCGAGAAGGATAAAACAGGGTTTAAGAAATCAGTCATTTGGAACAGTTTGTATGAATTCCAGAAAGATGCTGTTGTTTCGGCAATACAGAAAATCAACAAGTATAACGGCTGTATTATAGCCGACAGTGTAGGCCTTGGGAAAACCTTTGAGGCCCTGGCCGTGATTAAATACTTTGAGCTTCGGGAGGACAATGTGCTTGTCTTATGCCCTGCCAAGCTCTATGACCACTGGGATTCTTTTAAAAATCCATACATAGACAATGCCTTTGTGAAGGACAACTTTAATTATAAAATACTTTGCCATACCGATTTGACTAGAACAAAGGGGAAATCAAGAAGTGGTATGGATTTATCCCGTGTGGACTTGAGCCGTTTCGACCTTGTTGTTATAGACGAGTCCCATAACTTCCGCAACCGAAATGAAGATTTGGAACACATGAGCAGATATATGAAGCTCATGAATGACATTATTAAAAAGGGGCACGGGACAAAAGTACTTATGCTGTCAGCTACCCCAGTCAACAATTCACTTGTAGATTTGAAAAACCAGATAAACATTATTACAGGAGATAGGGATAACGCTTTTGAAGAAGCAGGTATACCCAGTGTATCCAACCTTCTTCGAAAAGCCCAAAAAGAGATCAACGACTGGATAAAAACGGAAGACAGGAAGAAAAATGATTTGTTGGACAGGCTTCCCGCAGAATTTTATAAACTGCTTGAGATGATAACCATTTCCCGAAGCAGGAAACATATAACGAGTTACTATGGGGACAGCAATATGGGAAAATTCCCTAACAAGCTTCCACCTGAAACATATCGTCCAGAAATTGATATGGAAGGGAAACTGCTGAATTTTGAGGAAACCAATGAAATACTGGAATCCT carries:
- a CDS encoding diguanylate cyclase, with the protein product MVNIKNKQDLKQVIIIIITTVIAFALSYICLSVGFTIIYQNLFYVPIILSCFWHGKKGFIYSVATAAAYFLFSLKYSPETLWEELVRFLIFVAIALITYKLADRIKSQQSEIMRLNKRLKNDVERFKKAEMLSHLGNYEIDIKTGKTVWSDELFRIFGYEPGSFEPTKEKRIELTYPPDKKLVSESINKAIKEKSGFKIENRIIRADGSVRWVLSTGYIECNENGEAESYIGSLLDITERKLLEKTLEEEKEKLRITIASIGDGVISTDINGKITILNKVAEELTGWKQEEALGRPVEEVFNIINEDTRIKCENPIQRVIEKGLIIGLANHTALISRDGTERSIADSAAPIKDKNGNIQGVILVFRDVTEEKRRQDEIYYMSYYDSLTGLYNRRFFEEELKRIDTERNLPISIIMGDCNGLKLTNDAFGHSEGDKLLMKAANAIKSACRADDIAARWGGDEFIILLPKTKKEDAETIVKRIKNKCSEMKVGSINVSISFGYDTKQNVSEDIFKILKSAEDYMYKHKVVESNSMRGNIINAIFNTLHEKNPNIEIHSKRVSQLCQRIGEAMQLPETEIYELKVSGLLHDIGKIAIDESILKKSEPLTEQEWNEIKRHSDIGYRILNASPEMTEIALYILSHHERYDGTGYPRRLKQEEIPLISRIITVADAYDAMTNERAYKKTLDKDAAVEELIKNKWTQFDPYIVDIFIEKVLNNL
- a CDS encoding four helix bundle protein codes for the protein MAYTLNNIRDFKSLDVYNKIRELVKDVYKITEKFPPCEKYCAVSQIRRAVTSIGANLAEGNGQMYPVKEINFLNNSIGSLFETRYWILFSLDMGYIGEEDYNNLEAKCIEILKMLYGCVRRLKQYQESESVA
- a CDS encoding helix-turn-helix domain-containing protein; this translates as MDYITAQEAADKWGITRRRVQVLCSQNRIKGVKRLGNMWVIPKDAEKPVDGRSLRYMKDKMAIGGTKHE